Proteins found in one Pseudomonas mosselii genomic segment:
- the uvrB gene encoding excinuclease ABC subunit UvrB, whose product MSEFQLVTRFQPAGDQPEAIRQMVEGIDAGLSHQTLLGVTGSGKTFSIANVIQQVQRPTMVLAPNKTLAAQLYGEFKAFFPNNAVEYFVSYYDYYQPEAYVPSSDTFIEKDASINDHIEQMRLSATKALLERRDAIIVTTVSCIYGLGSPETYLKMVLHVDRGDKLDQRALLRRLADLQYTRNEMDFARATFRVRGDVIDIFPAESDLEAIRIELFDDEVENIAAFDPLTGEVIRKLPRFTFYPKSHYVTPRETLVEAVDGIKEELKERLEYLNSHNKLVEAQRLEQRTRFDLEMILELGYCNGIENYSRYLSGRPAGAPPPTLYDYLPDDALLVIDESHVSVPQVGAMYKGDRSRKETLVEYGFRLPSALDNRPMRFDEWEAVSPQTIFVSATPGPYEAEHAGRVVEQVVRPTGLVDPQVEVRPALTQVDDLLSEIGKRVAVGERVLATTLTKRMAEDLTDYLADHDVRVRYLHSDIDTVERVEIIRDLRLGTFDVLVGINLLREGLDMPEVSLVAILDADKEGFLRSERSLIQTIGRAARNLNGKAILYADNITGSMQRAIDETERRRAKQVAFNEANGIVPKGVVKDITDIMEGATVPGARSKKRKGMAKAAEEAERYEAELQTPAQITKRIKQLEEKMFQFARDLEFEAAAQLRDEIGKLRERLLAS is encoded by the coding sequence ATGTCCGAGTTCCAGCTCGTCACCCGATTCCAGCCGGCCGGCGACCAGCCCGAGGCCATTCGCCAGATGGTCGAGGGCATCGACGCGGGCCTGTCGCACCAGACCCTGCTCGGGGTCACCGGCTCGGGCAAGACCTTCAGCATCGCCAACGTCATCCAGCAGGTGCAGCGCCCGACCATGGTGCTGGCGCCGAACAAGACCCTGGCTGCGCAGTTGTACGGCGAGTTCAAGGCGTTCTTCCCGAACAACGCGGTGGAGTACTTCGTCTCCTACTACGACTACTACCAGCCCGAAGCCTATGTGCCGTCGTCGGACACCTTCATCGAGAAGGACGCGTCGATCAACGATCACATCGAGCAGATGCGCCTGTCGGCGACCAAGGCGCTGCTGGAGCGGCGCGACGCGATTATCGTCACCACCGTCTCGTGCATTTACGGCCTGGGCAGTCCTGAGACCTACCTGAAAATGGTCCTGCACGTCGACCGCGGCGACAAACTCGATCAGCGCGCCCTGCTGCGGCGCCTGGCCGACCTGCAGTACACCCGCAACGAGATGGACTTCGCCCGTGCCACCTTCCGCGTGCGTGGCGACGTGATCGACATCTTCCCGGCCGAATCGGACCTGGAGGCGATCCGCATCGAGCTGTTCGACGACGAGGTGGAGAACATCGCCGCCTTCGACCCGCTGACCGGCGAGGTGATTCGCAAGCTGCCGCGGTTCACCTTCTACCCCAAGAGCCACTACGTGACCCCGCGGGAAACCCTGGTCGAGGCCGTGGACGGGATCAAGGAGGAGCTCAAGGAGCGCCTGGAGTACCTGAATTCGCACAACAAGCTGGTGGAGGCCCAGCGCCTGGAGCAGCGCACCCGCTTCGACCTGGAGATGATCCTCGAGCTGGGCTACTGCAATGGCATCGAGAACTACTCGCGCTACCTCTCCGGACGCCCGGCCGGCGCGCCGCCGCCCACGCTCTACGACTACCTGCCCGATGACGCGCTGCTGGTGATCGACGAATCCCACGTCAGCGTTCCCCAGGTCGGCGCCATGTACAAGGGCGATCGCTCGCGCAAGGAAACCCTGGTGGAGTATGGCTTCCGCCTGCCGTCGGCACTGGACAACCGGCCGATGCGCTTCGACGAATGGGAGGCGGTCAGCCCGCAGACCATCTTCGTCTCCGCCACGCCCGGCCCCTACGAGGCCGAGCACGCCGGGCGGGTGGTGGAGCAGGTGGTGCGGCCGACCGGCCTGGTCGATCCGCAGGTCGAGGTGCGCCCGGCGTTGACCCAGGTGGACGACCTGTTGTCGGAGATCGGCAAGCGCGTGGCCGTGGGCGAGCGGGTGCTGGCCACCACGCTGACCAAGCGCATGGCCGAGGACCTCACCGATTACCTGGCCGACCACGATGTGCGGGTGCGCTACCTGCACTCGGATATCGACACCGTCGAGCGGGTCGAGATCATCCGCGACCTGCGCCTGGGCACCTTCGACGTGCTGGTGGGGATCAACCTGCTGCGCGAGGGCCTGGACATGCCCGAGGTGTCGCTGGTGGCGATCCTCGATGCCGACAAGGAGGGCTTCCTGCGTTCCGAGCGCTCGCTGATCCAGACCATCGGTCGTGCCGCGCGCAACCTCAACGGCAAGGCGATCCTCTACGCCGACAACATCACCGGCTCCATGCAGCGGGCCATCGACGAGACCGAGCGGCGTCGGGCCAAGCAGGTGGCGTTCAACGAAGCCAATGGCATCGTGCCCAAGGGCGTGGTCAAGGACATCACCGACATCATGGAAGGCGCCACGGTGCCGGGAGCGCGGAGCAAGAAGCGCAAGGGCATGGCCAAGGCGGCGGAGGAGGCCGAGCGCTACGAGGCCGAGCTGCAGACCCCGGCGCAGATCACCAAGCGCATCAAGCAGCTGGAAGAAAAGATGTTCCAGTTCGCCCGCGATCTGGAGTTCGAGGCCGCCGCGCAGTTGCGCGACGAAATCGGCAAGCTGCGCGAGCGCCTGTTGGCCAGCTAA
- a CDS encoding MDR family MFS transporter yields MMSVMLGAFMAVLDIQITNSSLKDIQGALSATLEEGSWISTSYLVAEIIMIPLTAWLVQLLSARRLAVWVSLGFLVSSLLCSMAWNLESMIVFRALQGFSGGALIPLAFTLTLIKLPEHHRAKGMAMFAMTATFAPSIGPTLGGWLTENWGWEYIFYINIPPGLVMIAGLLYGLEKKEAHWELLKSTDYAGIVTLGLGLGCLQVFLEEGHRKDWLESNLIVSLGSVALLSLILFVILQFSRPHPLINLRILGNRNFGLSSIASLGMGVGLYGSIYLLPLYLAQIQGYNALQIGEVIMWMGVPQLFLIPLVPQLMKVIPPKVLCALGFCLFGAASFGSGVLNPDFAGPQFNQIQVIRALGQPMIMVTISLIATAYIQPQDAGSASSLFNILRNLGGAIGIALLATLLDARTKEYFDYLREAVVPNNPQVAERLAQLAERLGSENAALGKLSEITHQQALIMAYNDAFHFVGIGLAVSMLAVLLTRTLPQGLKAGEAH; encoded by the coding sequence GTGATGAGCGTGATGCTCGGCGCCTTCATGGCGGTGCTGGACATCCAGATCACCAACTCTTCGCTCAAGGACATCCAGGGCGCGCTGTCGGCGACCCTGGAAGAAGGCTCGTGGATCTCCACCTCCTACCTGGTGGCCGAGATCATCATGATCCCGCTGACCGCCTGGCTGGTGCAGCTGCTCTCGGCCCGGCGCCTGGCGGTGTGGGTGTCGCTGGGCTTCCTGGTGTCGTCGCTGCTGTGCTCGATGGCCTGGAACCTCGAGAGCATGATCGTGTTCCGCGCCCTGCAGGGTTTCAGCGGTGGCGCGCTGATCCCGCTGGCGTTCACCCTGACCCTGATCAAGCTGCCCGAACACCACCGCGCCAAGGGCATGGCCATGTTCGCCATGACCGCCACCTTCGCCCCCTCCATCGGCCCGACCCTGGGCGGCTGGCTGACCGAGAACTGGGGCTGGGAGTACATCTTCTACATCAACATCCCGCCGGGGCTGGTGATGATCGCCGGCCTGCTCTACGGGCTGGAGAAGAAGGAAGCGCACTGGGAACTGCTCAAGAGCACCGACTACGCCGGCATCGTCACTCTTGGCCTGGGCCTGGGCTGTCTGCAGGTGTTTCTCGAGGAGGGGCATCGCAAGGACTGGCTGGAGTCGAACCTGATTGTCAGCCTGGGCAGCGTCGCCCTGCTCAGCCTGATCCTGTTCGTGATCCTGCAGTTCTCCCGCCCGCACCCGCTGATCAACCTGCGAATCCTCGGCAACCGCAACTTCGGCCTGTCGAGCATCGCCAGCCTGGGCATGGGCGTCGGCCTGTACGGGTCGATCTACTTGCTGCCGCTGTACCTGGCGCAGATCCAGGGCTACAACGCCCTGCAGATCGGCGAGGTGATCATGTGGATGGGCGTGCCACAGCTGTTCCTGATCCCGCTGGTGCCGCAGCTGATGAAGGTGATCCCGCCCAAGGTGCTGTGCGCCCTGGGTTTTTGCCTGTTCGGCGCGGCCAGTTTTGGCTCCGGGGTGCTCAACCCGGACTTCGCCGGGCCGCAGTTCAACCAGATCCAGGTGATTCGCGCCCTTGGCCAACCGATGATCATGGTGACCATCTCACTGATTGCCACGGCCTATATCCAGCCCCAGGACGCGGGCTCGGCGTCGAGCCTGTTCAACATCCTGCGCAACTTGGGCGGCGCCATCGGCATCGCCTTGCTGGCGACGCTGCTGGATGCGCGGACCAAGGAATACTTCGACTACCTGCGCGAGGCGGTGGTGCCGAACAATCCGCAGGTGGCGGAGCGTCTGGCGCAGTTGGCGGAGCGGCTGGGCAGCGAAAACGCGGCGCTGGGCAAGCTGTCGGAGATCACCCACCAGCAGGCCTTGATCATGGCCTACAACGATGCCTTTCATTTTGTCGGGATCGGGCTGGCGGTGAGCATGTTGGCGGTGCTGCTGACGCGCACATTGCCGCAGGGGTTGAAGGCGGGTGAGGCGCATTGA